Proteins encoded together in one Candidatus Poribacteria bacterium window:
- the nuoK gene encoding NADH-quinone oxidoreductase subunit NuoK: MSLEYYLILSALLFTTGVIGVLIRRNAIIIFMCIELMLNAANLAFVAISRSLGEATGQVFVFFVMTVAAAEVAIGLAIIVSVFKHRQTINVDEVNSLKG; this comes from the coding sequence ATGTCATTAGAGTATTATCTTATATTGAGCGCGCTCTTGTTCACAACGGGAGTCATTGGCGTTCTCATCCGCAGGAACGCTATCATCATCTTTATGTGTATCGAACTGATGCTAAACGCCGCGAATCTCGCCTTTGTCGCAATCAGTCGGAGCCTCGGTGAAGCAACAGGACAGGTGTTCGTTTTCTTTGTAATGACTGTCGCCGCCGCCGAAGTCGCGATCGGTCTCGCAATTATCGTGAGCGTCTTCAAACATCGACAGACGATCAATGTCGATGAAGTTAATTCATTGAAAGGTTAA
- the nuoL gene encoding NADH-quinone oxidoreductase subunit L has protein sequence MTIELIVVLLVAPLVGFLINGLLGKWLKGNEQLSGWIGSLAVLVSLVCSIIAFASLHGGAAPFDETLYEWITGESFAFNIGFRVDALTSVMLLVITGVGFLIHVYSIGYMHGDEGYTRYFAYLNLFVFAMLILVLGNNYLMMFVGWEGVGLCSYLLIGFWYEKQTATDAGKKAFIVNRIGDFGFLLGMFTLFAAFGTLDFASIFDAAEADNFQKIFGASTLVIATLLLFVGAIGKSAQIPLYVWLPDAMEGPTPVSALIHAATMVTAGVYMVARSAVLYNIAHTGEVVAWIGVLTAFFAATIALTQNDIKRILAYSTVSQLGYMFLGVGVGAYASGIFHLVTHAFFKGLMFLTAGSVMHAMANELDMRKMGGLKAKMPITHWTFLVGALAIAGFPFLSGFWSKDEILHSAWGSSPIIYVIGLVTAFLTAFYMFRLIFVTFYGESRVEPEVASHLHESPPVMWVPLAILAIPSALIGLLLGWGGHDSWFHHFTKSVFPEAHHEASGNVILFMVISSVIGLAGIAFAWSRYRERTPSDEPTKALHKLLANKYYVDEVYNALIVQPIKNGSHYLLWRIVDNGIIDGIVNGVGSIIRFIGGTLRRLQTGLVQVYIVSMVLGIVLFLAYYLFFT, from the coding sequence ATGACAATAGAATTAATTGTTGTCCTGTTAGTTGCCCCACTTGTTGGGTTTCTGATTAACGGGTTATTAGGAAAATGGCTAAAAGGTAACGAGCAACTGAGCGGGTGGATAGGTTCACTCGCCGTGCTTGTCTCTTTAGTCTGTTCGATTATCGCTTTTGCCAGTTTGCACGGCGGTGCTGCCCCGTTCGATGAAACACTCTATGAATGGATTACAGGCGAGTCGTTCGCTTTCAATATCGGATTCCGTGTGGACGCACTCACGTCAGTCATGCTGTTAGTAATTACAGGTGTTGGATTCCTTATCCACGTCTATTCGATCGGTTACATGCATGGTGATGAAGGCTACACACGCTATTTTGCCTATCTAAACCTGTTCGTCTTTGCAATGCTAATCTTAGTCCTCGGCAACAACTATCTCATGATGTTTGTCGGATGGGAAGGCGTTGGACTCTGCTCATATCTCCTCATCGGATTCTGGTATGAGAAACAAACAGCAACAGATGCTGGAAAAAAGGCGTTCATCGTGAATCGGATCGGCGACTTCGGATTCTTGCTGGGCATGTTTACCCTATTCGCAGCGTTCGGAACCCTCGATTTCGCATCGATATTTGATGCCGCTGAGGCGGATAATTTTCAGAAAATCTTTGGTGCCAGTACCCTCGTAATTGCGACGCTACTACTTTTCGTTGGCGCAATAGGTAAATCAGCGCAGATTCCGCTCTATGTATGGCTCCCAGACGCAATGGAAGGTCCTACACCTGTCAGCGCATTGATTCACGCCGCGACAATGGTGACAGCCGGCGTATATATGGTAGCACGCTCCGCTGTGCTTTATAATATAGCACATACCGGCGAAGTAGTCGCTTGGATCGGCGTTTTGACCGCCTTCTTCGCAGCAACGATAGCACTGACTCAGAACGATATAAAACGTATCCTCGCCTATTCCACTGTGAGCCAACTCGGGTATATGTTCCTGGGTGTAGGGGTTGGTGCCTATGCGTCTGGTATTTTCCATCTTGTAACGCACGCCTTCTTTAAAGGACTGATGTTCCTCACCGCTGGCAGTGTGATGCACGCAATGGCAAATGAATTGGATATGCGAAAGATGGGTGGCTTAAAGGCAAAGATGCCGATAACACACTGGACCTTTTTAGTGGGTGCTCTCGCTATTGCGGGATTCCCATTTCTAAGCGGTTTCTGGAGTAAAGATGAAATCCTGCACAGTGCATGGGGGAGTTCACCGATTATTTACGTCATCGGTTTAGTCACAGCATTCCTGACGGCGTTTTACATGTTCCGCCTAATTTTTGTGACGTTTTATGGTGAATCGCGCGTTGAACCCGAAGTCGCTTCCCATCTCCACGAGTCCCCACCTGTCATGTGGGTACCACTGGCAATTCTCGCAATTCCTTCCGCCTTGATCGGTTTACTTTTAGGGTGGGGTGGACATGACAGTTGGTTCCATCATTTCACGAAAAGTGTGTTTCCAGAAGCACACCATGAGGCATCAGGGAATGTGATCTTGTTCATGGTGATTTCATCAGTTATCGGTTTAGCAGGCATTGCCTTCGCATGGTCACGTTACCGCGAAAGGACACCCTCTGATGAACCCACCAAGGCGCTACACAAACTTCTCGCGAACAAGTACTATGTTGATGAGGTATATAACGCACTCATCGTACAACCGATCAAAAACGGTTCACATTACCTACTCTGGCGGATTGTAGATAACGGCATTATTGATGGGATTGTCAACGGTGTGGGATCCATTATCCGATTCATTGGTGGAACGTTGCGCCGCCTCCAGACAGGACTTGTCCAGGTGTACATCGTATCAATGGTTCTCGGAATAGTGTTATTCCTCGCATACTATCTGTTCTTTACCTAA
- a CDS encoding NADH-quinone oxidoreductase subunit M: MLLSTVIFLPLLGVIAIALLRGLGASAVKGIALIIGILTFIISLGLYTGFDTETAMFQSVTQQAWIPGLGTSYHIGIDGISLWLVLLTTFLTPVCILAAWNSVEKGLSGFMMSLLALETGMLGVFCALDLFLFFVFWESMLIPMYFLIGIWGGERRIYATVKFVLYTMAGSALMLVGILVLYFQNNNSFDLTTLSGPFEHSHLLFLAFFIAFAIKVPLFPFHTWLPDAHVEAPTVGSVILAGVLLKMGTYGIIRFCLPLFPDAAARFTPLIVPLAVIGIIYGALVAMVQPDLKKLVAYSSVSHLGFVVLGLFSKNPAGIQGSVLQMINHGLSTGALFLLVGMIYERRHSRMIVDFGGLAKRMPIFATIFMVVTLSSIGLPGLNGFVGEFMILFGSFVQGAFSKVYVVLATAGVILAAVYMLWMFQRVMFGTLDKTNEALPDLNAREIVVMLPILLFIVWIGVYPKPFLSKMEKSVGLVVTKVQAEPAVGRAGDQTVKDTELALHGTQHTQHEKIEKEARQ; encoded by the coding sequence TTGCTACTTTCAACAGTCATTTTTTTACCACTGCTCGGCGTGATAGCGATTGCCTTGCTCAGAGGACTCGGTGCTTCTGCTGTCAAAGGCATAGCACTTATCATTGGGATCCTGACGTTTATTATCTCGTTGGGGCTTTACACTGGGTTTGACACAGAAACCGCAATGTTTCAAAGTGTCACACAGCAGGCGTGGATTCCCGGTTTAGGGACAAGCTACCACATCGGCATTGATGGTATTTCCCTATGGTTAGTGTTGCTGACAACGTTCCTGACACCGGTGTGTATCCTTGCCGCATGGAACTCGGTCGAGAAAGGGTTGAGTGGCTTCATGATGTCGCTCCTCGCCCTTGAGACTGGGATGTTGGGTGTCTTCTGTGCGTTGGATCTGTTCCTCTTTTTTGTATTTTGGGAGTCGATGCTGATACCGATGTACTTCCTCATCGGTATTTGGGGTGGAGAGCGTCGAATTTATGCCACTGTGAAGTTCGTGCTTTATACAATGGCGGGCAGTGCGCTCATGTTGGTTGGTATTTTGGTACTCTACTTCCAAAACAACAATAGTTTCGACCTCACAACGCTCAGCGGGCCGTTTGAACACTCACATCTATTGTTTTTGGCATTTTTCATTGCATTCGCAATTAAGGTTCCGCTCTTTCCCTTCCATACATGGCTACCAGATGCCCACGTTGAAGCTCCTACCGTGGGAAGTGTCATCCTTGCCGGGGTGCTACTAAAGATGGGGACTTATGGGATTATCCGATTCTGTTTACCCCTCTTTCCCGATGCCGCAGCACGGTTCACGCCGCTGATCGTACCGCTCGCCGTCATCGGCATCATTTATGGTGCTTTGGTGGCGATGGTGCAACCCGATCTGAAAAAACTGGTCGCATATTCCAGTGTGAGCCACCTCGGTTTCGTCGTGTTAGGACTGTTTTCTAAAAATCCAGCCGGTATTCAAGGAAGCGTCTTACAAATGATTAATCACGGTTTGAGCACGGGAGCGTTGTTCCTTTTGGTCGGAATGATCTATGAGCGCCGACACAGTCGCATGATCGTAGATTTCGGGGGCTTGGCGAAGCGGATGCCGATCTTTGCTACAATTTTTATGGTGGTGACGTTATCCTCAATCGGGCTACCGGGCTTGAATGGATTCGTCGGTGAATTTATGATACTCTTCGGTAGCTTTGTTCAAGGAGCCTTCTCAAAGGTATATGTAGTTCTGGCAACAGCAGGCGTGATTCTCGCAGCGGTGTATATGTTATGGATGTTCCAACGCGTGATGTTTGGGACCCTGGATAAAACAAATGAAGCGTTGCCGGACTTGAACGCACGCGAGATCGTTGTGATGCTTCCGATACTACTGTTCATCGTTTGGATCGGTGTTTATCCAAAACCTTTCCTGAGTAAGATGGAGAAATCCGTAGGTCTTGTCGTGACAAAGGTGCAAGCCGAACCGGCTGTCGGACGCGCCGGAGACCAGACAGTAAAAGACACCGAACTCGCTCTACACGGAACACAGCACACACAACATGAAAAGATTGAAAAGGAGGCACGGCAGTAG
- a CDS encoding sodium:proton antiporter → MKFKFASGLIFCLILGIALSVSVGVSFGADDAHGGDAHHGHGVDGAKLPLWSIIPFVGILLSIAIFPLVLDSHFLVHHGGKMSLIWASAFAIPYLIAFQGAAFYDILHIYLLDYIPFILLLWGLFTVAGGILVRGTLRGTPTLNTFLLLIGTVIASWVGTTGASMLLIRPLIRANAYRKNKVHLIVFFIFLVSNIGGSLTPIGDPPLFLGFLRGVPFFWTTTALLPHMLSISVVLLILFFIFDTLMFKREGGVVPDDGTNEPVRVEGLFNLVFLFGIIAAVLMSGTFKWGEVNILGVHVYWQNIAREALIVVMGLLSLKYTPFSGELRQSNEFSWEPIEEVAKVFAGIFMTIIPALAILKAGEEGALAGLIGAMQQPYHYFWITGVLSSFLDNAPTYLTFFNTALGKLHLTETVVPQILSGQLTGPEHREFARLLTAISVGAVFMGANTYIGNAPNFMVKAIAEQSGIRMPSFFGYMLWSVVILFPLFVIVTFVFL, encoded by the coding sequence ATGAAGTTTAAATTTGCATCAGGTCTTATTTTTTGTTTGATTTTGGGGATTGCGTTATCAGTTTCAGTGGGGGTTTCCTTCGGAGCAGATGATGCACACGGCGGCGATGCCCATCACGGTCATGGCGTAGACGGGGCAAAATTGCCGCTGTGGAGTATCATTCCATTCGTGGGTATACTCCTCTCTATCGCGATTTTCCCACTTGTGTTGGATTCCCATTTTCTCGTCCACCACGGCGGAAAAATGTCATTGATTTGGGCATCTGCCTTCGCAATTCCCTATCTCATAGCGTTTCAAGGCGCAGCGTTTTACGATATTCTGCATATCTATCTATTAGACTATATCCCATTCATCCTCCTTTTATGGGGTTTGTTCACAGTTGCGGGTGGGATTCTCGTGCGTGGCACGTTGCGTGGCACACCGACCCTCAATACATTCTTACTGTTAATTGGCACAGTGATTGCATCATGGGTCGGAACTACCGGCGCATCAATGCTACTGATCCGCCCGTTAATCCGAGCAAATGCATACCGAAAGAATAAGGTTCATCTCATTGTCTTTTTCATTTTTTTAGTCAGTAACATCGGTGGTTCTTTAACACCAATAGGAGACCCGCCTCTATTTCTCGGTTTTCTCCGAGGGGTGCCGTTCTTCTGGACAACGACAGCATTATTGCCGCACATGCTATCTATAAGCGTCGTGTTGCTTATTCTGTTCTTTATATTTGACACTTTGATGTTTAAACGAGAAGGTGGTGTCGTCCCAGATGATGGAACCAACGAGCCCGTTCGCGTAGAAGGACTTTTCAACCTCGTCTTCTTATTCGGTATCATTGCCGCCGTTCTAATGAGCGGTACTTTCAAGTGGGGAGAAGTCAACATCCTTGGCGTTCACGTGTATTGGCAAAATATTGCTCGTGAAGCATTGATTGTTGTTATGGGGCTACTATCCCTTAAATATACACCCTTCAGTGGTGAATTACGTCAATCCAACGAATTTTCATGGGAGCCGATTGAAGAGGTAGCAAAGGTGTTCGCCGGAATCTTTATGACAATTATTCCAGCATTGGCGATCCTGAAAGCAGGAGAGGAGGGTGCCCTTGCAGGCTTAATTGGTGCTATGCAACAACCGTATCACTATTTCTGGATTACCGGTGTCCTGTCGAGTTTCTTGGACAATGCGCCAACATACTTGACGTTCTTCAACACCGCGCTCGGAAAATTACACCTTACAGAGACAGTGGTCCCACAAATTCTGTCAGGTCAATTAACGGGTCCAGAACATCGTGAGTTTGCTAGATTACTAACTGCTATCTCCGTCGGAGCAGTTTTCATGGGGGCGAATACCTATATCGGCAACGCCCCGAATTTCATGGTGAAGGCAATCGCGGAACAGAGTGGTATTCGTATGCCGAGCTTCTTCGGATATATGCTCTGGTCGGTAGTCATCTTATTCCCACTTTTTGTGATTGTAACGTTTGTGTTCCTGTAA
- a CDS encoding NADH-quinone oxidoreductase subunit N codes for MEINWQLLMPELIIALTLLIVLVFDLFDSISKSILGWMTIVGAGIALWVSIQMHQTGTVGTQFNDMFKVDNFSLFFNIIFLVSTILVALISMSYLSRDDRKQGPYYLLILLATLGMMLMAAGNELIIVFLGLELMSLSLYVLAGYFRDNPASGEAGLKYLLLGAFASAFFLYGIALIYGGAGTTNVPAIAEAITAPNKSPLLLAGMFLLIVGFGFKVAIVPFHQWAPDVYEGAPTTIAAFISAGPKAAGFAAFLRIFMEALPTLQVEWSGVLIVLAMLTMTVGNVIAIAQTSIKRMLAYSSIAHAGYILIGLTAANNDGISSAMLYLLVYCVMNIGAFGAVILAKTEDGESLMISDYAGLGLRKPLLAMFMTIMLLSLAGFPPTAGFVGKFYIFKSAVQAGHIWLVIVGAINTAISAFYYLRVVVTMYMREPEEELSFTSYPSTLVVGLVLAAIGVLLIGILPSLMLTPAQNSVF; via the coding sequence ATAGAGATTAACTGGCAATTACTGATGCCGGAGCTGATTATCGCTTTAACGTTACTCATCGTCCTCGTTTTTGATCTGTTTGACTCCATTTCAAAATCGATTCTCGGTTGGATGACGATCGTTGGTGCTGGGATTGCGTTATGGGTCTCCATCCAGATGCATCAAACAGGCACAGTTGGCACCCAATTCAACGATATGTTCAAGGTGGATAATTTCTCGCTCTTCTTCAATATCATTTTCCTTGTTTCGACGATTTTGGTCGCTTTGATTTCGATGAGTTATTTGAGTAGGGACGACAGAAAACAGGGACCTTACTACCTACTTATTTTACTTGCGACGCTCGGTATGATGTTGATGGCGGCAGGCAATGAGTTGATTATTGTCTTCCTCGGTCTGGAACTGATGTCACTATCGCTGTATGTGTTGGCAGGCTATTTTCGGGATAATCCTGCTTCCGGCGAGGCGGGCCTGAAATACCTGTTGCTCGGCGCGTTCGCAAGCGCATTCTTCCTTTACGGGATCGCTCTAATTTATGGGGGTGCCGGAACAACGAATGTCCCCGCGATTGCTGAGGCAATTACTGCCCCGAATAAATCGCCACTGTTGTTAGCAGGCATGTTCCTTCTCATTGTTGGATTCGGATTTAAGGTTGCGATTGTCCCCTTCCATCAATGGGCACCGGATGTTTACGAAGGTGCCCCCACAACGATAGCGGCGTTTATCTCTGCGGGTCCCAAAGCCGCTGGGTTTGCCGCGTTCCTCAGAATTTTTATGGAAGCACTCCCAACCCTGCAAGTCGAATGGAGTGGTGTTCTCATTGTGTTGGCAATGCTAACGATGACTGTCGGAAACGTCATTGCGATTGCACAAACGAGCATCAAGCGGATGCTCGCCTATTCAAGTATTGCCCACGCAGGTTACATACTCATTGGGTTAACAGCTGCAAATAACGACGGAATTTCGAGTGCGATGCTTTATCTGCTCGTCTACTGTGTGATGAACATCGGCGCGTTCGGTGCGGTCATCTTGGCGAAAACGGAGGACGGCGAGAGTCTCATGATTTCCGATTACGCAGGGCTTGGCCTCCGAAAGCCGTTACTCGCTATGTTTATGACGATAATGCTCTTGTCGCTCGCCGGGTTCCCGCCAACCGCGGGGTTCGTCGGAAAATTCTATATCTTTAAATCAGCCGTCCAGGCAGGGCATATCTGGCTCGTTATCGTCGGCGCGATTAACACAGCAATATCGGCGTTTTATTATCTCCGAGTTGTTGTGACGATGTACATGCGTGAACCGGAAGAGGAACTGAGTTTTACCTCGTATCCAAGCACACTTGTTGTTGGGTTAGTCCTCGCTGCGATTGGTGTATTACTCATAGGTATTTTGCCATCGCTGATGCTCACGCCGGCACAGAATTCCGTTTTTTAA
- a CDS encoding Gfo/Idh/MocA family oxidoreductase, translating into MKWKGFAGVFLQIYVRKHQSPERLHRTARKLKKMSDVRLGFIGTGGNMNRHLRELTEIGGTKFVAFCDIVIDKAEQAVTQYGGKAYADYNQMLAREELDAIYISIPPFAHGAPERAVIAAGLPMFVEKPVHMDTDEAKEIAAEVEEKGIITATGYQERYLDIIDKAQELLASRRVGFFMGYWMGGMPGGWWREKAKSGGQLMEQTTHEFDMARYLFGEVKTVYAVARNDLIPNTDYDIEEASAVSLQFESGVFGVMFSACFTTNGMRRSGLDIFCEDGSLEYHLRSALVLSTAEETTTWNPQNNCTIDMDSTFIEAVRTGDGSAIRSPYSDAAKTAILSIAANESLETGLPVHLD; encoded by the coding sequence ATGAAATGGAAGGGTTTTGCTGGGGTGTTTCTTCAGATTTACGTAAGGAAACATCAAAGTCCCGAACGACTTCATCGAACCGCAAGGAAACTTAAAAAAATGTCAGACGTTAGGTTAGGTTTTATCGGCACCGGTGGCAACATGAACCGCCACTTGCGTGAATTAACCGAGATCGGCGGCACAAAATTCGTCGCCTTCTGTGATATTGTGATCGACAAAGCGGAGCAGGCGGTTACCCAATACGGTGGTAAAGCCTACGCAGACTATAATCAAATGCTCGCACGCGAGGAATTGGATGCCATTTATATTTCAATTCCGCCGTTTGCCCATGGTGCACCTGAACGCGCAGTCATTGCTGCTGGACTGCCGATGTTTGTAGAGAAACCCGTGCACATGGATACCGACGAAGCGAAAGAGATCGCAGCTGAAGTTGAAGAAAAAGGAATTATCACCGCTACCGGGTATCAGGAACGCTATCTTGATATTATTGATAAGGCGCAGGAACTCCTCGCTTCTCGACGCGTCGGGTTCTTCATGGGCTATTGGATGGGCGGTATGCCCGGCGGATGGTGGCGCGAGAAGGCGAAATCCGGCGGGCAACTTATGGAACAGACGACGCACGAATTTGATATGGCGAGATACCTCTTTGGCGAAGTCAAAACCGTCTATGCCGTCGCACGTAACGATCTAATCCCGAATACCGATTACGATATCGAGGAAGCATCTGCCGTCTCCTTACAATTCGAGAGTGGCGTCTTCGGTGTTATGTTTTCCGCCTGCTTCACAACGAATGGGATGCGGCGTTCCGGCTTAGACATCTTCTGTGAGGACGGTTCGCTTGAATACCACCTTCGTAGTGCGCTTGTGCTCTCCACTGCCGAGGAAACGACCACATGGAATCCGCAAAACAATTGTACGATTGATATGGATAGCACCTTTATTGAGGCAGTCCGCACAGGCGACGGCAGTGCAATCCGGTCTCCCTATTCGGATGCCGCCAAAACCGCAATTTTGTCAATCGCTGCCAACGAATCTCTTGAAACGGGTCTACCCGTCCACTTAGACTAA
- a CDS encoding copper-translocating P-type ATPase: protein MEYQLNLPITGMHCENCASTITRHLKKMEGILAAEVSLATEYASVTFDASTLNEETIVDKIRDLGFDVVDEDEEEEARAAELRRQKLQFTVGVIFTLPLFLISMGRDFGIIGNWAHASWVNWLMLGLALPVQGYVAWDYYVGGAKALRNRSANMDVLVAMGSSVAFLYSLVVTMALEMGAGTRFGTHVYFETAAVIITLIKLGKLLEARAKGQINAALKKLPQLFPTTACRLKNDEEQHIPIEQVGVGDVLLVRPGESIPVDGVVRSGTSAIDESVFTGESMPVDKGPGDALTAATMNQSGMLTMEATHIGAETALARLVQLVQTTQQSKPPIQRAADAVTNVFVPVVTGIAVVTFLVWWFLIGAGFTPAMLRLVAILVTACPCALGLATPTAVMMGTGIGAQRGILFRNGEALERAGDLTTIVLDKTGTLTEGKLTLTDILTDIDESELLQLSATAERGSEHPIGKAVVQATKERGLDLATPSAFKAVTGHGITAQVGENSVVIGNLSFMQQHNISTRRFEEDAERLQTEAKTVLWVAVDGQIVGLLAVADTLKSEAHAAVSELYELGCTVVMMTGDNRVTANVIAKTVRISDVMAELKPEDKAAAVKKLQAENGGRVAMVGDGINDTPALAQADIGISLGTGTDIARETAHVTLMHSDLRGLPDAIRLSRSTMRTIKQNLFWAFFYNVLLIPIAAGVLYPLPFVPTMFRELHPMLAAFAMAFSSVSVVLNSLRLQWKQNSLL, encoded by the coding sequence ATGGAATACCAACTTAACCTCCCTATCACTGGGATGCACTGCGAAAACTGTGCAAGCACCATCACACGGCATCTTAAAAAGATGGAGGGCATTCTTGCCGCAGAAGTTAGTCTTGCCACCGAATATGCCTCGGTTACCTTTGATGCGTCCACGCTCAACGAGGAAACCATCGTCGATAAGATCCGAGATCTCGGTTTTGATGTTGTTGATGAGGACGAAGAAGAGGAAGCTCGCGCTGCGGAACTCCGACGGCAAAAGTTGCAATTCACTGTCGGGGTCATCTTCACGCTCCCGCTCTTTCTGATTAGCATGGGTAGGGACTTCGGTATCATCGGCAACTGGGCACATGCGTCCTGGGTTAACTGGCTCATGCTCGGTCTGGCATTACCGGTGCAGGGGTATGTTGCTTGGGATTATTACGTCGGCGGTGCTAAAGCCTTACGCAACCGATCTGCCAATATGGATGTGCTCGTCGCGATGGGCTCATCCGTGGCGTTTCTCTACAGCCTCGTTGTAACGATGGCATTGGAGATGGGCGCAGGGACGCGCTTTGGAACCCACGTCTATTTTGAGACAGCCGCAGTTATCATTACGTTGATTAAGTTAGGGAAACTTCTCGAAGCACGTGCCAAAGGTCAGATAAACGCCGCCCTCAAAAAACTCCCCCAACTGTTCCCCACAACAGCGTGTCGCCTAAAAAACGACGAAGAACAACACATCCCTATTGAACAGGTCGGTGTCGGAGATGTTCTTCTTGTCCGTCCCGGCGAAAGTATTCCCGTTGACGGCGTGGTGCGCAGCGGCACGAGTGCCATTGATGAAAGTGTCTTCACCGGAGAAAGCATGCCCGTAGATAAAGGACCGGGCGACGCTCTGACCGCCGCAACGATGAACCAGAGTGGGATGCTCACAATGGAAGCCACACATATCGGGGCAGAAACAGCACTTGCCCGTCTCGTCCAATTGGTCCAAACAACGCAACAAAGCAAACCTCCTATCCAACGCGCCGCTGATGCAGTCACAAACGTGTTTGTACCTGTCGTCACCGGGATTGCCGTTGTGACGTTTCTCGTGTGGTGGTTCCTCATCGGAGCAGGGTTCACCCCTGCCATGCTCCGTTTAGTCGCAATCCTCGTCACAGCCTGCCCGTGTGCATTGGGACTCGCCACCCCAACCGCCGTTATGATGGGAACCGGTATCGGGGCACAGCGTGGTATCCTCTTCCGAAACGGTGAAGCACTCGAACGCGCAGGAGACTTAACTACAATTGTTCTCGATAAAACAGGCACCTTGACAGAGGGGAAACTCACGCTTACCGACATCCTCACGGACATAGACGAATCAGAACTCCTACAACTATCTGCTACCGCGGAGCGTGGCAGCGAACATCCCATCGGCAAAGCAGTTGTCCAAGCGACTAAGGAACGTGGACTGGACCTCGCTACGCCGAGTGCGTTTAAAGCGGTTACTGGACACGGTATCACCGCACAGGTCGGTGAAAACAGCGTCGTCATAGGCAATTTATCCTTCATGCAACAGCACAACATTTCGACAAGAAGATTTGAAGAGGACGCAGAACGTCTACAAACCGAGGCAAAAACAGTCCTATGGGTTGCCGTCGATGGGCAGATTGTAGGGTTGCTGGCAGTCGCGGACACGTTGAAATCGGAAGCACACGCCGCAGTCTCGGAACTCTACGAACTCGGATGCACTGTGGTCATGATGACAGGGGATAACCGCGTTACGGCGAATGTGATCGCCAAGACTGTGCGGATTAGCGATGTCATGGCAGAACTCAAACCCGAAGATAAAGCCGCTGCCGTTAAAAAGCTACAGGCGGAAAATGGTGGACGCGTCGCCATGGTCGGCGATGGCATTAACGATACCCCCGCATTGGCACAAGCCGATATCGGAATCTCACTCGGCACAGGCACCGATATTGCCAGAGAAACAGCACACGTGACGCTCATGCACAGCGATTTACGTGGACTCCCCGATGCAATTCGGCTCAGCCGCTCGACCATGCGCACGATTAAACAGAACCTTTTCTGGGCGTTCTTCTACAATGTGCTTTTAATCCCTATAGCAGCCGGTGTGCTTTATCCGCTACCTTTCGTGCCGACGATGTTTCGGGAACTCCACCCGATGCTTGCGGCATTCGCGATGGCGTTTAGCAGTGTGTCCGTTGTGCTAAATAGCTTGCGATTGCAATGGAAGCAAAATTCCCTCCTTTGA